A region from the Aliarcobacter thereius LMG 24486 genome encodes:
- a CDS encoding ABC transporter permease: protein MKLFLKIVKDFPSYLWSSWGSIASIFLFLAFWDFGHQIYGDLILPSPKDTFTSLIAILQDQNMQSEILITIKRALIGFGISILIGSFLGLLAGLFITASVMSRPIVTILFGMPPIAWIVLAMIWFGMSDTTVIFTVFIASFPIVFVGALEGTRTLEGKLKEMADSFYLPFSMKLFDLYLPHIFSYIFPAFISALGMSWKIVVMAELLSTSDGLGASLAVARSQLETSTALALVTIMIASLLLIEYLIFEPIKREIEAWRD from the coding sequence ATGAAACTTTTTTTAAAAATAGTTAAAGACTTCCCCTCTTATCTTTGGAGTTCTTGGGGTTCTATTGCATCTATATTTTTGTTTTTGGCTTTTTGGGATTTTGGTCATCAAATCTATGGTGATTTAATTCTTCCAAGCCCAAAAGATACATTTACTTCATTAATTGCTATTTTGCAAGATCAAAATATGCAAAGTGAAATATTAATAACAATAAAAAGAGCATTAATAGGATTTGGAATATCTATTTTAATAGGATCCTTTTTAGGGCTTTTAGCAGGACTTTTTATAACAGCATCAGTTATGAGTAGACCAATAGTTACAATTCTTTTTGGTATGCCACCAATTGCATGGATTGTTTTAGCAATGATTTGGTTTGGAATGAGTGATACAACAGTTATTTTCACAGTTTTTATAGCATCTTTTCCTATTGTTTTTGTTGGAGCTTTAGAAGGAACGAGAACTTTAGAAGGAAAACTAAAAGAGATGGCAGATAGTTTTTATTTACCTTTTTCAATGAAACTTTTTGACCTATATCTTCCACATATTTTTTCATATATTTTTCCAGCATTTATAAGTGCTTTAGGAATGTCTTGGAAAATAGTTGTTATGGCTGAACTATTATCTACAAGTGATGGATTAGGAGCTTCTTTAGCAGTTGCAAGAAGTCAGCTTGAAACTTCAACAGCTTTAGCACTTGTAACAATAATGATTGCAAGTTTATTGCTTATTGAATATTTGATTTTTGAACCAATAAAAAGGGAGATTGAAGCATGGAGAGATTAG
- a CDS encoding NnrS family protein, which translates to MIEQEKQYSSRHYSYYPKGEFPIYLAYGFRAIFLILAPYIVINIILWAFLFAGYINLPIDNILNWHIYEMIFGVGSAMIVAFFLTGLPELFPSTTPIVGRKLAYIIILWILGRISFWFMDYLGVFIVAILNISLLIYISYLAVIPAFKDPNKKHISLVYAMALIVFSQIAFFLSVAELIKIDSYKILLLSLVFFLVLILLALRRVSMESINQLLEQEKIDDIFLAKSFRYNLAIFCLLLYGFVEFLFPENSVLAYISFACGASILGIINDFLLKDNRIIFKPFVLYIISIMILTALGFFFLGFNYLFELGFTNHFRHFLTTGSFGMVFYVIMIIVSTIHTGRDIFTNWALNLGLFLIVLSTFIRAFIPYYYEYMILAYILSSILWAIPFVIYMKIFFPFLLNVRVDGLKG; encoded by the coding sequence ATGATAGAACAAGAAAAGCAATATAGCTCAAGACATTACTCTTATTATCCAAAAGGTGAGTTTCCTATATATTTAGCTTATGGATTTAGAGCTATTTTTTTGATTTTAGCACCATATATTGTAATAAATATTATACTTTGGGCATTTTTATTTGCTGGATATATTAATTTACCAATAGATAATATCTTAAATTGGCATATATATGAGATGATTTTTGGAGTTGGAAGTGCAATGATTGTTGCTTTCTTTCTTACAGGTTTGCCTGAATTGTTTCCATCAACTACTCCAATTGTTGGAAGAAAATTAGCATATATTATAATATTGTGGATTTTAGGACGAATATCTTTTTGGTTTATGGATTATTTAGGAGTTTTTATTGTAGCAATTTTAAATATCTCTTTGCTAATTTATATCTCATATCTTGCGGTCATTCCAGCTTTTAAAGACCCAAACAAAAAGCATATTTCTTTAGTTTATGCAATGGCATTGATTGTTTTCTCACAAATAGCTTTCTTTTTGAGTGTTGCAGAACTTATAAAAATTGATTCATATAAAATATTACTTCTATCTTTGGTATTTTTCTTAGTACTTATTTTACTCGCTTTAAGACGAGTAAGTATGGAATCAATAAATCAGCTACTTGAACAAGAAAAGATAGATGATATATTTTTAGCAAAATCTTTTAGATATAACCTTGCTATATTTTGCTTACTTTTATATGGTTTTGTAGAGTTCTTATTTCCAGAAAATAGTGTTTTAGCTTATATTTCTTTTGCTTGTGGAGCATCTATTTTAGGGATAATAAATGATTTTTTATTAAAAGATAATAGAATTATATTTAAGCCTTTTGTGCTATATATTATATCAATTATGATACTTACAGCTCTTGGATTTTTCTTTTTAGGATTTAATTATCTTTTTGAACTTGGATTTACAAATCACTTTAGACACTTTTTAACAACAGGAAGTTTTGGAATGGTATTTTATGTAATTATGATAATAGTTTCAACAATACACACAGGAAGAGATATTTTCACAAATTGGGCATTAAACTTAGGACTTTTTTTAATAGTTTTATCAACATTTATAAGAGCATTTATTCCATATTATTATGAATATATGATTTTAGCTTATATATTATCTTCAATATTATGGGCTATTCCATTTGTAATATATATGAAAATATTTTTCCCATTTTTATTAAATGTTAGAGTAGATGGCTTAAAAGGTTAA
- a CDS encoding glycosyltransferase family 39 protein, producing the protein MYSKVVYNTLFYIVLAIILYLLFIQANNVLSISYKEALNYFENISLLTILTRISTTLFGQNDLALRFPFVLFYCLSVIFMYKIIDDYFKTAKDRFISIFIFMLLPGLLSASILVNSAIVVTFLTIFYIYYYKTYKKHLYYALPFFLIVDNSFTILFLALFFYSFKDKDRKLFYISLALFIISFFIYEFRVDGRPQGFLLDTFGIYAAIFSPVLFLYFLYAIYRSAIIKNIDLIWYISATALLLSIVASFRQKIYIEDFAPFVVIFIPTMMKIFLHAYRVRLKEFRKNYNIFIYIVLFFLFLNILLTFVNKPMYLFLDKGNKHFVYEYHFAKEIAEELKKREITNIVSPDKQLLLRLRFYKIQEYPDYFISQEAFYNYDEKITIKYYNKDIVDIYVKKL; encoded by the coding sequence TTGTATTCAAAAGTAGTTTATAATACTCTTTTTTATATTGTATTAGCAATTATACTATATTTGCTTTTTATTCAAGCGAATAATGTATTAAGTATCTCATATAAAGAGGCTTTAAACTACTTTGAAAACATCTCATTACTTACAATTCTAACAAGAATATCAACTACCCTTTTTGGGCAAAATGATTTAGCACTTAGATTTCCATTTGTTCTTTTTTACTGTTTGAGTGTTATTTTTATGTATAAAATAATTGATGATTATTTTAAAACAGCAAAAGATAGATTTATTTCAATATTTATTTTTATGCTTTTACCTGGTCTTTTAAGTGCTTCAATTCTAGTAAATAGTGCAATAGTAGTAACATTTCTAACAATATTTTATATATATTATTATAAGACTTATAAAAAACATTTATATTATGCTTTACCTTTTTTTCTAATAGTTGATAACTCATTTACTATTTTATTTCTTGCTCTATTTTTCTACTCATTTAAAGATAAAGATAGGAAATTATTTTATATCTCTTTGGCACTTTTTATAATCTCTTTTTTCATATATGAGTTTAGAGTTGATGGAAGACCTCAAGGATTCTTACTTGATACTTTTGGAATATATGCAGCTATATTTTCACCTGTTTTATTTTTATATTTTCTATATGCAATATATAGATCTGCTATTATAAAAAATATTGATTTGATTTGGTATATTAGTGCGACGGCATTACTGCTTTCTATCGTAGCATCTTTTAGACAAAAGATTTATATTGAAGATTTTGCACCTTTTGTTGTTATTTTTATACCAACAATGATGAAAATATTTCTTCATGCATATAGGGTAAGATTAAAAGAGTTTAGGAAAAATTATAATATTTTTATATATATTGTACTTTTTTTCTTATTCTTAAATATTTTATTAACATTTGTAAATAAACCAATGTATCTATTTTTAGATAAAGGAAATAAACATTTTGTATATGAATATCACTTTGCAAAAGAGATAGCAGAAGAGCTTAAAAAAAGAGAAATTACAAATATTGTAAGTCCAGATAAACAACTTCTTTTAAGACTTAGATTTTATAAAATACAAGAGTATCCAGATTATTTTATTTCACAAGAAGCTTTTTATAATTATGATGAAAAAATAACAATTAAATATTACAACAAAGATATAGTTGATATTTATGTTAAAAAGTTATGA
- a CDS encoding ABC transporter ATP-binding protein, with protein sequence MERLEVKELNFSFGFKEILKDINFSLEKGEVVSIVGPSGGGKTTLLHICSKLLKVDDGFIKNSFKSSSFAFQEPRLLPWKNVIDNIALGLRAKNISYKESINRSKNIALEFGLDEEDFEKFPKDLSGGMKQRVSFARALVVNPSLLFLDEPFSALDIGLKKELQNLLIKEIEEKNLTVLFITHDLMEAIKLSNKIIVLKAEPVGHISTIFTINRPRLTRDDEFVYNETAKFLKDREIISSFELEIK encoded by the coding sequence ATGGAGAGATTAGAAGTAAAAGAGTTAAATTTTTCTTTTGGCTTTAAAGAGATATTAAAAGATATAAATTTTAGTTTAGAAAAAGGAGAAGTTGTATCGATAGTTGGACCAAGTGGTGGAGGGAAAACAACACTTCTTCATATTTGTTCTAAGCTTCTTAAAGTTGATGATGGATTTATTAAAAATAGTTTTAAATCTAGCTCATTTGCTTTTCAAGAACCAAGGCTCCTTCCTTGGAAAAATGTTATTGATAATATAGCTTTAGGACTTCGTGCAAAAAATATTTCATATAAAGAGTCAATAAATAGATCAAAGAATATAGCTTTAGAATTTGGATTAGATGAAGAAGATTTTGAGAAATTTCCAAAAGATTTAAGTGGTGGAATGAAACAAAGAGTATCTTTTGCTAGAGCTTTAGTTGTAAATCCAAGTTTGCTTTTTTTAGATGAACCATTTTCAGCTCTTGATATTGGTTTAAAAAAAGAGTTACAAAATCTTCTTATAAAAGAGATAGAAGAAAAAAATTTAACAGTTTTATTTATAACTCATGATTTAATGGAAGCAATAAAACTAAGTAATAAAATAATTGTATTAAAAGCAGAACCAGTTGGGCATATTTCAACTATATTTACAATAAATAGACCTAGATTAACAAGAGATGATGAATTTGTTTATAATGAAACTGCAAAATTCCTAAAAGATAGAGAAATTATTAGTAGTTTTGAATTGGAGATAAAATGA